A window of Lysobacter terrestris contains these coding sequences:
- a CDS encoding DUF4097 family beta strand repeat-containing protein, translated as MIRTRLALALLAAVAALPAHAFDRDVSKVNGGITVEAGEQYGALDTVNGGIDIGANARVASAETVNGGIEVGAGAQTGALETVNGGIRIEENVTASGGVSTVNGGIFVGRGGKVAGSVETVNGAIGLVDTDVDGDIETVNGDVTVGIGSHVRGGLHYEKPGTSIIHFGKRRVPRVVIGPNARVDGPLRFEREVVLYVHATAKTGAISGASAIRFDTPQPPEQAEN; from the coding sequence ATGATCCGTACCCGCCTCGCCCTCGCCCTGCTGGCCGCCGTCGCCGCCCTGCCCGCCCACGCCTTCGACCGCGACGTCTCCAAGGTCAACGGCGGCATCACCGTGGAGGCCGGCGAACAGTACGGCGCGCTCGACACCGTCAACGGCGGCATCGACATCGGCGCCAACGCCCGCGTCGCCAGCGCCGAAACCGTGAACGGCGGGATCGAAGTCGGCGCCGGCGCGCAGACCGGCGCGCTGGAAACCGTCAACGGCGGCATCCGCATCGAGGAGAACGTCACCGCCAGCGGCGGCGTGAGCACCGTCAACGGCGGCATCTTCGTCGGCCGCGGCGGCAAGGTCGCCGGCTCGGTCGAGACGGTGAACGGCGCCATCGGCCTGGTCGACACCGACGTCGACGGCGACATCGAAACCGTCAACGGCGACGTGACCGTCGGCATCGGCTCGCACGTCCGCGGCGGCCTGCATTACGAGAAGCCCGGCACCTCGATCATCCACTTCGGCAAGCGCCGCGTGCCGCGGGTGGTCATCGGCCCGAACGCGCGCGTCGACGGCCCGCTGCGCTTCGAGCGCGAGGTGGTGCTGTACGTGCACGCCACGGCGAAGACCGGCGCCATCAGCGGCGCCAGCGCGATCCGCTTCGACACGCCGCAGCCGCCGGAGCAGGCCGAAAACTGA
- the gpmI gene encoding 2,3-bisphosphoglycerate-independent phosphoglycerate mutase → MSPNSRPKPVVLLILDGWGHRDDPTDNALAQATLPNWDALVAANPHTLIHTEGRFVGLPDGQMGNSEVGHMNLGAGRIVYQDLTRIDAAIEDGSFFANAELRAACAAAKAGDATLHVMGLLSPGGVHSHENHIVAMLELARREGVPRVAVHAFLDGRDMPPQSAQPSLERLEAACAQAGNARIATVSGRYYAMDRDQRWDRQRRAWDAIVEGQAAHHAADALGALREAYARGENDEFVAPTVISSDTAGAGAPVRDGDAIVFMNFRADRARQLTAAFVAPAFDGFAARRPQLSRFVCLTEYDAKLPAPVAFAPDDLRHTLGEVLADAGLKQLRIAETEKYAHVTFFFSGGREEPYAGESRVLVPSPRVATYDLQPEMSCPEVTDKLVAAIRSGAIDVAICNIANPDMVGHSGILAAAIQAAEAVDIAIGAVARAVREVGGALLVTADHGNVEMMRDPQTGQPHTSHTVGPVPFVYAGPRAATLRAGGALRDVAPTILDLLGLPRPAEMTGTSLLVDVAHAHAAPVEHQRAG, encoded by the coding sequence GTGTCGCCGAATTCGCGTCCCAAGCCCGTCGTCCTGCTGATCCTCGACGGATGGGGGCATCGCGACGATCCGACGGACAACGCGCTGGCGCAGGCCACGCTGCCCAACTGGGACGCCCTGGTCGCCGCCAATCCGCACACGCTGATCCACACCGAAGGCCGTTTCGTCGGCCTGCCGGACGGGCAGATGGGCAATTCCGAAGTCGGCCACATGAACCTGGGCGCCGGCCGCATCGTCTACCAGGACCTCACCCGGATCGATGCCGCGATCGAGGACGGCAGCTTCTTCGCCAACGCCGAACTGCGCGCCGCCTGCGCCGCGGCCAAGGCCGGCGACGCCACGCTGCACGTGATGGGTCTGCTCTCGCCCGGCGGCGTGCACAGCCACGAGAACCACATCGTCGCGATGCTCGAACTGGCCAGGCGCGAGGGCGTGCCGCGCGTCGCCGTGCACGCGTTCCTCGACGGCCGCGACATGCCGCCGCAGTCGGCGCAGCCCAGTCTGGAACGGCTCGAAGCCGCCTGTGCCCAGGCCGGCAACGCCCGCATCGCCACGGTCAGCGGCCGCTACTACGCGATGGACCGCGACCAGCGCTGGGACCGCCAGCGTCGTGCCTGGGACGCGATCGTCGAAGGCCAGGCGGCACACCACGCTGCCGACGCACTCGGCGCCTTGCGCGAGGCGTATGCGCGCGGTGAGAACGATGAATTCGTCGCGCCGACCGTGATTTCATCGGATACGGCCGGTGCCGGCGCGCCGGTGCGCGACGGCGACGCGATCGTGTTCATGAACTTCCGCGCCGACCGTGCACGCCAGCTCACCGCGGCCTTCGTCGCGCCGGCCTTCGACGGCTTCGCCGCGCGCCGGCCGCAGCTGTCGCGCTTCGTGTGCCTGACCGAGTACGACGCCAAGCTGCCCGCGCCGGTCGCCTTCGCGCCGGACGACCTGCGCCACACCCTGGGCGAGGTGCTCGCCGACGCCGGGCTCAAGCAGCTGCGCATCGCCGAGACCGAGAAATACGCGCACGTGACGTTCTTCTTCAGCGGCGGCCGCGAAGAGCCGTACGCGGGCGAGTCGCGCGTGCTGGTGCCGAGCCCGCGCGTGGCGACCTACGACCTGCAGCCGGAAATGAGCTGCCCGGAAGTCACCGACAAGCTCGTCGCGGCGATCCGTTCCGGCGCGATCGACGTGGCGATCTGCAACATCGCCAACCCCGACATGGTCGGCCACAGCGGCATCCTCGCCGCGGCGATCCAGGCCGCCGAGGCCGTCGACATCGCGATCGGCGCAGTGGCGCGTGCGGTGCGCGAGGTCGGCGGCGCGCTGCTGGTCACCGCCGACCACGGCAACGTCGAGATGATGCGCGACCCGCAAACCGGGCAGCCGCACACCTCGCACACGGTCGGCCCCGTGCCCTTCGTGTACGCGGGGCCGCGGGCGGCGACGCTGCGCGCAGGCGGTGCGCTGCGCGACGTCGCGCCCACCATCCTCGACCTGCTCGGCCTGCCGCGGCCAGCCGAAATGACCGGCACCAGCCTGCTGGTGGATGTCGCCCACGCCCACGCGGCGCCCGTCGAACACCAGCGGGCCGGATGA
- a CDS encoding M28 family metallopeptidase, translating to MKQLSLSVALAAALLAACQAQAPAPAPHDGKAAPAAASAAFHPGIDAGDFAAHVRALASDAFEGRAPGSVGEDRSVAYLEAQFKRLGLKPGNGDSYFQTVPMVETVADENVALTLDVAGKPRALEFGTDMVVGTRTGQPDVRLDRSDLVFVGYGVNAPELHWNDYAGVDVKGKTVVMFVNDPGFHQQDPALFEGNRMTYYGRWTYKFEEAARQGAAAALIVHDTEGASYGWEVVRNSWSGAQFDLRVADDPAPRVRVQGWISGDAARSLFAALGQNLDALYAAAGKRGFKAMPLDAKASIDLRSRISEKSSRNVIARLDGTTRPDEAIVYMAHWDHLGKHGHEADEHGAATTAANAADDTIYNGAIDNATGVAGILEIAEAFAQQTPRPERSLVFLAPTLEESGLLGSRYYVAHPVVPLAKTVAVINLDAMPVIGQARDMTVVGFGSSQLEDLLRPIAQQQGRTLHAEATPEDGFYFRSDHFNFARAGVPALYAKGGDDLVDGGTTAGRLAQVDYRDHRYHKPSDEYDPAWKLEGVIQDLDALYGVGRELAGSAQWPRWYDGNAFRATQDKLRAASDK from the coding sequence ATGAAACAGCTTTCGCTTTCCGTCGCGCTGGCCGCGGCACTGTTGGCGGCCTGCCAGGCGCAGGCGCCGGCGCCCGCGCCCCACGACGGCAAGGCCGCGCCCGCCGCAGCGAGCGCCGCGTTCCATCCGGGCATCGATGCCGGTGATTTCGCCGCGCATGTGCGCGCGCTGGCGTCCGACGCATTCGAAGGCCGCGCCCCCGGCAGCGTGGGCGAGGACCGGTCGGTCGCGTACCTCGAGGCGCAGTTCAAGCGCCTGGGCCTGAAGCCGGGCAACGGCGACAGCTACTTCCAGACCGTGCCGATGGTGGAAACCGTCGCCGACGAGAATGTCGCGCTGACGCTGGACGTGGCCGGCAAGCCGCGTGCGCTGGAATTCGGCACCGACATGGTGGTCGGCACGCGCACCGGCCAGCCCGACGTGAGGCTGGACCGCAGCGATCTGGTGTTCGTCGGCTACGGCGTCAACGCGCCCGAGCTGCACTGGAACGATTACGCCGGCGTCGACGTGAAGGGCAAGACGGTGGTGATGTTCGTCAACGACCCCGGCTTCCACCAGCAGGATCCGGCGCTGTTCGAAGGCAACCGGATGACCTACTACGGTCGCTGGACCTACAAGTTCGAAGAAGCCGCGCGCCAGGGCGCCGCCGCGGCGCTGATCGTCCACGACACCGAGGGCGCGTCCTACGGCTGGGAAGTGGTGCGCAACTCCTGGAGCGGCGCCCAGTTCGACCTGCGCGTCGCCGACGATCCGGCGCCGCGCGTGCGCGTGCAGGGTTGGATCAGCGGCGACGCGGCGCGCTCGCTGTTCGCGGCCCTGGGGCAGAACCTGGACGCGTTGTACGCCGCCGCGGGCAAGCGCGGCTTCAAGGCGATGCCGCTCGATGCGAAGGCCTCGATCGACCTCAGGAGCCGGATCAGCGAAAAGTCCTCACGCAACGTGATCGCGCGGCTGGACGGCACCACGCGCCCGGACGAAGCGATCGTGTACATGGCCCATTGGGACCACCTGGGCAAGCACGGGCACGAAGCCGACGAACACGGCGCGGCGACGACCGCAGCGAACGCCGCGGACGACACCATCTACAACGGCGCCATCGACAACGCGACCGGCGTGGCGGGCATCCTCGAGATCGCCGAGGCGTTCGCGCAGCAGACGCCGCGCCCGGAACGCTCGCTGGTATTCCTGGCGCCCACGCTCGAGGAGTCGGGCCTGCTCGGTTCGCGTTACTACGTCGCGCACCCGGTCGTGCCGCTGGCGAAAACCGTCGCCGTCATCAATCTCGATGCGATGCCGGTGATCGGCCAGGCGCGCGACATGACGGTCGTGGGCTTCGGCAGTTCCCAGCTCGAGGACCTGCTGCGCCCCATCGCCCAGCAGCAGGGCCGCACCTTGCACGCGGAAGCGACGCCGGAAGACGGCTTCTATTTCCGCTCCGATCATTTCAACTTCGCCCGCGCCGGCGTGCCCGCGCTGTATGCGAAGGGCGGCGATGACCTGGTCGACGGCGGCACGACGGCGGGACGACTGGCGCAGGTCGATTACCGCGACCACCGCTATCACAAGCCCTCCGACGAGTACGACCCGGCGTGGAAACTGGAGGGCGTGATCCAGGACCTCGACGCGCTGTACGGCGTCGGTCGCGAACTCGCCGGCAGCGCGCAATGGCCGCGTTGGTACGACGGCAATGCGTTCCGCGCCACGCAGGACAAGCTGCGCGCCGCAAGCGACAAGTAA